ATACTTTAGATGAACACGATTTACACCGAAACTACTAagttttcaaaatttaaaacttaaaagaaaatgattaaaaCTCGAGATTCATATAATGAGACATGATGTATATTTTGGGAAATAGTTTGATTATTATGTTACTCAAGTTCAAGAGACTTATTTTTGGAAAAAGGATTTCATGATTATATTCAACTCGAATTTGAGGTTTACCTTTTTGTCATGATATACTTGAATTTTTATACCCTGCTATTTTTTTTACTTGTTGGGATGTTATACTATTTTGGAATattttaatcaacctattattttattttaaatagcAAGAAGATGCCAAGAGGACGGCCTAAGAAGAATCCTCCACCTCCACCAGAAGAAGATAGCCATGATACCCAACCTCACCTACCACAAATCCAAGACCGAAGGCAACATAGGGACCCGACCCCACCTCAGAATCAAGATGATCCTATGCGACTATTGGTGGCATTTCTGCGACAACAAACTCAAAATCCTCCAACTAGAGGAGGAGGACCACAAGATCAGCAAACCCCATCTACTGTTACCTTCAAATCCTTTAAATCTTTGAACCCTCCTGAGTTCAAAGGTACTACTGACCCTGTTGAGGCTCGAGTTTGGCTTCGTGAGATCGAAAAGACATTTGAAATAGTTGATGTTGAAGAAGAGAAGAAAACTATCTTTGCTGCTTATATGCTAgaaggagaagctaactattggtgggaagccAAGAAAACACTTGAAACCACTTTTCCTATACCATGGACTAGATTTACGGAACTATTCCTCGAAAAGTACTTTCCAAAATACATGGAAAATCAGATGGAACTTAAGTTTTTAGAACTTAAGGAAGGAAACATGTCAGTAGCtgaatatgaagctaagttcacTGAGCTCTCTAGGTTCATCCCATACCATGTTGACACTGATGAGAAGAAAGCCAAGcaatttcagcaaggactaaaacccTACATTCAGAACCGCATAGCTGTGTTTGAAATCACCAACTACACTACACTAGTTCAAAAAGCTGCAATTATGGAAAGTGGAAGCGAACTGTATGCTAAGGATGCAAATGTGAAGAAGAGAAAGTTCCAAAACCATAGTGGAAGAAGTTTTGAAAAAAAGGTTGAAAATCAGCCAGGGAAACGACCTTTTGTGAAACGTGAGGACACGAATATTGGAAATAGAAGGATTGAAAATGTTGGTGCTCGGAAGGATAATACAAAATTCAGGACCCCTCAAAACTCTAACTTGCTTCAGGGCAGACCTCCTATACCTGAGTGCAAAACATGTGGAAGAAAGCATCCTGGGGAGTGTTATCAGGCAAATGTCACTTGTTTCAACTGCGGACAAAAAGGACACTATGCGTCTCGCTGCAAGGAAAAAGCTACTATTTGTTACTCTTGTGGGAAGAAGGGTCACATGGCTAAAGATTTTCGAAAGCAAGCACCTAAGGAAAGCTCTACACTTAGACTTATGGCACCTCCAAGCAACAAGCCTACTGCACGCACTTTCAACATGACGGTTAAAGATGTCGTTGCTGATAATGATGTTATAGCAGGTACGCTTCTAGTTAATTCTGAAGATGCATGTATTTTAATTGATTCCGGTGCTACAAGATCTTTTATATCTTTGAACTTTATGAGTAAGTTGGGCATCGAGTCAGCTACGTTAGAAGAAGTTATGGCCATAGAAGTAGCAAACCAGGAAGTTGTCAATGTTGATCAAGTATGTCAAAATTGTGACATAGAAATATGTGGACAACATTTTACTGCTGACCtcattccttttaagttaggagaatttgacgtgattttaggaatggattggttagttAAATATGACGCATAAATTAATTGTCGAAGAAAGTGAGTAAGTGTGAAAAAGCCAGAGGGTAAACGAGTAATGATGTATGGACGAAAACAAAGGAAGAAGTTCTTAACCATGATGGAAGCAAAGAGATTCCTTCggcaaggatgtcaagcttatttagctcACGTAATAGACATAGAAAAGCACACCCCTAAGAACAAAGAAATTCCCGTGGTCAATGAATTTGAAGATGTCTTTCCGGAAGAATTATCGGGATTGCCCCCTAATAGGGAGATAGAATTCACGATCGACCTTGCTCCAGGAACACAGCCTATTTCTAAAGCACCTTATAGGATGGCACCCATTGAAATCAAGGAATTGGCGACCCAACTACAAGAGCTGCTAGAAAAGGGAGTGATTCGTCCTAGTGTGTCTCCTTAGGgagcaccagtactgtttgtaaagaagaaagatggatcCATGCGGTTATGTATCAATTATCATGAATTAAATAAGATGACAATAAAGAACAAATATCCACTACCGAGGATTGATGACTTGttcgatcaactaaaaggagctgctcacttttcaaagattgacttaaggtcaggttatcatcaactaaaaatcaagcctgaagatattccaaagaccgCTTTTAGGACTCGATACGGACATTACGAATTTCTAGTCATGCCATTTGGATTGATGAATGCTCCAGCTGCctttatggatctaatgaatagagtgttcaagaagtacttggacaagtttgtaattgtatttattgatgacatcttgatatACTCCAAGACACCTTATGAGCATGCGGAACACCTTAGATTGACCTTGGATATCTTAAGGAAAgaaaagttgtatgctaaattttcaaaatgcgagttttggttggaGAAAGTGCAATTCTTAGGTCATATAGTAAGTCGTGAAGGAATTTCTGTTGACCCTGAAAAGGTGGAAGCGGTTGCAAATTGGGAACGACCAAAGACACCAACTGAAGTTaggagttttcttggattagTTGGCTACTATCGAAGGTTCGTCAAAGATTTTTCCAAAATATCCACTCCGTTGACCAAACTCACAAGAAAGagtgagaagtttgaatggaccccgaaatgtgaagagagttttcaagaactcaAGAAGAGATTGATGTCTGCACCAGTTTTAACCTTACCCGATGAGAaaggaaactttgtaatttacaGTGACGCGTCACATAAAGGCCTAGGTTGCGTTTTAATGCAAAATGGGAAAGTAATTGCCTACGCTTCTCGACAACTAAAGGAATACGAGACTAGGTACCCAACGCacgatctggaattagcagccatagtgtttgcgcttaagatttggagacattatttttacggggaaaagtgtgagatctacacggaccataaaagtctgaagtacattTTCACCCAGAAAGAGCTGAATATGAGACAGAGATGTTGGTTGGAATTGATAAAGGACTACGATTGCATGATAAACTATCACCCTGGAAAGGCAAATATCGTTGCAGACActttgagtagaaaagaaagactTAAGATGTTGATTACTTCGGAAGAGCTGATCAGGGAGTTCGAGAAGATGGAATTAGAAGTCAAGATTCCAGTCCAAGCTAAAGAGCACGTATTTGAGATTCGTGTACAACCAGAACTAATTGAGAAGATACGCAGATGTCAAGTAAAGTTTTTAGAAGAAAGAAGGTCTGAGTTGACAGGAGAAGAACTTCAAAGTTCAAAAGATGAAAAAGGAATTAAGAGATTTGCCTCACGAATCTGGATTCCGAATGTTGAAGAGTTGAAACATGAGATCATGAATGAAGCCCATAACTCACATTATTCAATTCATCCatgaagtacaaaaatgtatcagGACATTAAGAAAAACTATTGGTGGCCCAATATGAAAAGagagattgcagaatgggttagtaGGTGCTTGACATGTCAACAGGTAAAAGctgaacatcaaaggccaagtggactTTTGCAACCTCTAGAGATTCtcgagtggaagtgggagcatattagaatggattttgtggtagggTTACCTCGAACTAgagccaatcatgacgccatatgggttatagtGGACCGACTCACTAAATCAGCACATTTCCTACCAATAAATGAAAGGTACACAATTGAGAAATTGGTGACTCTATATTTAAAGGAAATAGTGACTCgacatggagtccctgtgtctatagtgtcagatagagatgCCAGATTCACATCGAAGTTTTGGAagagctttcaggaatgccttGGTACAAGACTTagtatgagcaccgcttatcatccacaaacggatggacaaagtgaaaggacgattcaaacactagaggatatgttaagAGCTTGCGCTTTGGATttcaaagggagttgggatgaccATTTACCTTTAGTTGAGTTCGcctataataatagctatcattcAAGTATAGGTATGGCTCTTTATGAGGCATTATATGGAAGGAAGTGTCGCTCACCGGtttgttgggatgaagttggagaaagGAAGTTATTAGGCCCAGAAATGATCCAACAGACTAAACAATCCATTGAAAATATCCGTAAAAGGTTAGTGGCTGCTCAAGACCGACAGAGAAAGTACGCgaatcaaggaagaaaagatAAGGAATTTGAAATTGGAGAAAAGGTTTTATTAAAGATTTCCCCTTGGAAGGGTGTGATGAGATTTGGTAAGAAAGGCAAATTGAGCCCTCGATttattggaccttttgaaatcttaAAGAGAGTCGGATCAGTCTCTTATCAATTGGCATTACCACCAGATCTACAACATATTCATGACGTATTTCATATATCTGTACTAAAGAAATATCATCAAGATAACCACCATGTCCTTAATTACGAGCCGATTGAGGTAAAATCTAATTTGACTTATGAAGAGCAACCGGTGGAAATTATAGATCGGAAAGTACAAgaattaaaaaagaaaaatataccTTTGGTCAAAGTGTTATGGCGAAATCACGCAACTGAAGAAGCTACTTGGGAACTCGAGAGTGAGATGCGCAACAAGTACCTGTTTCTATTCAGCGACGAGAGTgattccggggacggaatcctATAAGgaggggagaatgtaacgaccgacaACACACAAGtaatattctaatttttatttagaccgctctcaaaaaaaaattataaattttagcCTTTGAGAAAATTTTGCTTTTTTAcccggataaaaataataaatagataaataaataaatgaataaataattaaataaaataaaatttgaggCTAGAATTAATTCTTAGATTTTTTTATCAgtcatttaaaaattttattccgTGTGCGGAGATCcctaattttatttataataaatattagtcatttattttataatttttttaaaaatcagctaattaatttatttagaatactattttattttatctattaaaattattttgatagaCTTAAACTCTAGTAATGATTTAGTTGAGACTCAACAAAATTAGTACCATAATTGTTTTAAGATATTTTAATTTAACTCACTTAGGAAAATTTTTAtctttatgttttttttatttagTTGGTAATAATATTTTCATCATAAAGAAAagtcataaataaaataaaatgtttgGCTTATAAGTGAAGCTTGTTAGATATTTTGATTAGAAGTGTCTAGAGGTGAGGATTTTTTAGAAGAGTCTAGATGAAGATACTCTTAcaagaattaattaattaatggtCATTAAGAGTTACAAGTTTACTCCAGAATACACTAAATCTGTGAGGAAGTAAAAGATCAGGAGAAAGAGGGAAATTAGGAGATTAAGTAATATAATTAATCTGCATTCAAGGTAACTACTGCAAAAAAAATTTTATCTTTCTTAAATTTATTGGTGTCATTATCCTTAATTTATTTTGAGAGAATAATTAGGGATTTGATTAGTATTGTTGCTATTGTTAGGGAAATAATTTTTGGTAGTGTAGTGTAGTAATATAATTTTTGAGTTTAATTATACATATAACAAAATAAAAGGGGTTTGGGTTGTACTTCAGTTGTTTTGTTTACAACAAAAACGGGGGTTACGGGTAAGGGGAAAGTAGTAAAATTAGGGTTAGTTGCCCTTTTTGTTTCACAGATGTGTTGAGGGTTTTAATTTGCAAAAGATAAGCAGGGGGAACAGCTGTATGCAAGTTGTTTGGTTGTTGGAGGGGAAGAAGAAGGGGCGGAACCACCGCGGCTGTGGAGTCACCGGCGGTGGTTTCCGATATGGTGGCAGAAAACAGGGGTTGCAGGAGAAGAAGGGAAGACCTGTGTTGCGTGTTTGGTTGTGTGTATTGTTGCAGTGTGTGTGTGGGAGGAGTAAAGGCGGAACCACCACCGATGTGGTGGTGGCGATGGTGTAGACGGCAGCATAACGCCGCCGCTGGTGGCCgcgagagagaaagagagagaagggggagagagagaacaagagagagagagagaacgagagagaagtgagagggagagaaagagagGAAGAGGGAGAGAGATTTTGGCCGGAAAATGGGTGGGTAATAATTTCTGGAAAAACGATTGATGGGAACTTGTAGATCGGGCCATGGGCAGCAGGATTATGCGAAGAAAATTATGTTTCGGGTTAGCTGGAAAACGGCCGGTGGCGGCGGCTCCGGCCGGCGGCAGCCATGGTGTTGGgtttcgaaggcataaaacgcagcggataaaagtaaataaaataaaaaattttgaaacccaaaaacaggatccatgtataattatgggcagattatggagataacgaatcatacctttcaagagcttaactttcacgaactcaacggagatcctagctatcacgctttgtgtctacctctcggagaaacacctctatggtatccacacgagcaccttcaagaacatctcacgaacttgactacggaatggatgtactagcctccttcttgatgGTCTGAATTgtctctgcctctctttgctgctagggttttctcaaaaacgtaccagcctctttaacctatcattatgtatttataatggctgattaaaaagacccataacagcaaagcccaaccctagtaggaattggattaaataataaaaacgaatttctattatttaattaataactaagtcatacttaattattatgggcaaaaacattccttttaattcgaatttatattatctcaattaagtcttacttaattataataaaattcaaataatcatcaattaatttaaatccataatttaaattaactattccattaagtgctctatttgtgcgaccctataggctattatttaattggcaataattttattctctaataaaattataaacaatgagtgtatctagtaatacatcattgttacccaattaaacaataattaaatcatgattagataaaacctttcgtgattaatgtttttcgtgtaatataatccctttaaccatacatattatagattaaactcgaggcatgtatttagtcatcctcttcaacatttaatccgggtttacttgatccatgagtagattatcgagacaaatcattatttgagcatgaccatgcttttataatctcactcaatcaagaggccaataatatctctcctaattataggagggttaaatcctttatctatcattcatatttctcatatgactcatgatatacccgatgtccacttttatcatcacccgatcaaaagtaacttttaatgtagtcaaagtatattaatcctcgtatagaaatataatgattttaagtcaaaggatcgttacaccattatcactgtgagtctttcttatgactttattaaacatgaagaatctcactgtgggtctgtccagtaccatgtactctcacatgtacctatgtattgactttagtatccccatacttataaccaatgagatgtggttatcttgtcaaacaacatactagtctatctatgtattattattgtcctatataataatactcgactagggacctttaagaatatgatatattatataatctcaagttcaagtcatgtacttaaactatacaatttgtatcatgattctaaggacatttattatgctaacaaaatatcacagtaattaaggtcataataaatacatttattgaatgatcaactgacataaagattataaaagaataatgtattgcctctagggcacctacactaacaatctcccacttgcactagagccaatcacccatatatcgaatacccatggaactagtgtgaccatcgtgcttctgctgcgacaagcctttggtcagtgggtctgtaatgttatcatttgtgtgcactttacatatgtgtatatcacccctttcattaatctctcgaataaggtgaaatctcctgagtatatgtttagcccgggagtgtgatctaggttctttagcctgtgcaatggctccattattatcgcaatATAGATCAATTGtatctgcgatcgatggaaccactcccaaatcagaaatgaacttttgaatccaaacggcctccttagctgcttcacaagatgcaatgtactcagcctccattgtagaatcagctactgtttcttgctttgaactcttccagcttaccgcacctccgtttagacaaaacacaaaaccagactgtgatacagtatcatctctgtctgtttggaaactagcatcggtgtaaccttttacaacgagtttctcttctcctccatacaccaagaatgaatctttagttcttttcaggtacttaagaatattcttaactgtcGTCCAGTgccttcacccggattagactggttTCTGCTCGTCttgctcaaagcatacgagacatctgggcgagtacataccattgcatacatgatagatccaattgctgaagcatatggaactttattcatgtggtccttctcatccaatgattttggacactggtccttagagatcgttatcccttaagacacggggacatatcccctttttgcattttgcattccaaaacgatgcaaaaccttatcaatgtatgtgctctgacttagaccgatcatccttctagatctttctctatagattctcattcctagaatgtaggatgcctctcctaagtctttaatgaagaaattgctccctaaccaagtcttaacagcatttagagaaggtatgtcattccccattagtagtatatcatcaacatatagtactatgaatgccacatagctcccactaaccttcttgtaaacacacggttcatcttcgttttgaacaaagccatactctgtgactatttcatcaaaacggatattccatctcctagaggattgcttcaatccataaatggatcgacgcaatttacatacctttccagcattccttggatcgacaaaaccctcaggttttgtcatgtacacatcctcttcaaggcttccattaaggaaggctgttttgacatccatttgccagatttcataatcatggaatgctgcaatgacaagtaaaatccttatagacttgaccatagccactggtgagaaagtttcatcatagtcaataccatgaatttgtttgaaaccttttgcaaccagcctagctttataggtctgaacatttccatccatgccctttttcttcttaaaatcccatttgcaccctatgggttttaccccttcaggtggatcaaccaaagtccatacttggttttcgtacatggaatctatctcggatttcatggcttcaagccatctcttagagtctggactgttcatagcatcttggtatgtgagaggctcatcttcatctatgagcatcaaatcaccacactgagtcatgagaaatccatatctctctggctcatggcgaaatctaccagatctacgaacaacctgtgtttgttgagcattatcattattctgctcttgttccacttcaggttcaatgctattttgcggttctcgatcttaatcgagatctatagttctcccactgtttcttttggaaacaaaatctctttc
This genomic interval from Apium graveolens cultivar Ventura chromosome 8, ASM990537v1, whole genome shotgun sequence contains the following:
- the LOC141679718 gene encoding uncharacterized protein LOC141679718, translating into MPRGRPKKNPPPPPEEDSHDTQPHLPQIQDRRQHRDPTPPQNQDDPMRLLVAFLRQQTQNPPTRGGGPQDQQTPSTVTFKSFKSLNPPEFKGTTDPVEARVWLREIEKTFEIVDVEEEKKTIFAAYMLEGEANYWWEAKKTLETTFPIPWTRFTELFLEKYFPKYMENQMELKFLELKEGNMSVAEYEAKFTELSRFIPYHVDTDEKKAKQFQQGLKPYIQNRIAVFEITNYTTLVQKAAIMESGSELYAKDANVKKRKFQNHSGRSFEKKVENQPGKRPFVKREDTNIGNRRIENVGARKDNTKFRTPQNSNLLQGRPPIPECKTCGRKHPGECYQANVTCFNCGQKGHYASRCKEKATICYSCGKKGHMAKDFRKQAPKESSTLRLMAPPSNKPTARTFNMTVKDVVADNDVIAGTLLVNSEDACILIDSGATRSFISLNFMSKLGIESATLEEVMAIEVANQEVVNVDQPEGKRVMMYGRKQRKKFLTMMEAKRFLRQGCQAYLAHVIDIEKHTPKNKEIPVVNEFEDVFPEELSGLPPNREIEFTIDLAPGTQPISKAPYRMAPIEIKELATQLQELLEKGVIRPSVSP